Below is a window of Deinococcus aquaedulcis DNA.
ATCGGCGGGCAGGCGCCAGGGCAGGGTGCCATCCCGGCCGATCACCCGCGCTGGCGTCATGGCCACAATGGCAAAGAGTTCAGGCGCCATCGGTGCTCCCCCGGCACTCCACCTGGATGCCCGCCGCGCGCAGAATGGCCTCGCCGCTGGGCAGCCCGGCATCTACACGCAGCGTCTCACGGTAGTTCGTTTCGTACAGTACCCGGCTGATTCGGCGGGCATTCACGATTAAGCGGGCACAGGCGGCACAGGGTTCGTGGGTGACGTAGAGGGTATGGCCCTCGCCGTTCCAGTTGGCGGCCAGCAGGGCATTGACCTCGGCGTGAATGAACCCACTGCCCCCTTGGACCAGGCTCTCGCGCTCGTTGGGTTCGCCTGCCGCGCGCCCGTTGTAGCCCACGCCCACCAGCCGGTGGTGCCGGTCCAGAATGCAGGCGCCCACCTGGACCTTGGTGTCCGCGCTGCGGGTGGCCCACAGCCGGGCGGTGGCGAGGCCCAGATCGTCGAAACTGGGGCGTTTCACACCGCCACCGGGGCCTTGATGGCGGGCGAAAA
It encodes the following:
- a CDS encoding deaminase, whose amino-acid sequence is MKRPSFDDLGLATARLWATRSADTKVQVGACILDRHHRLVGVGYNGRAAGEPNERESLVQGGSGFIHAEVNALLAANWNGEGHTLYVTHEPCAACARLIVNARRISRVLYETNYRETLRVDAGLPSGEAILRAAGIQVECRGSTDGA